One stretch of Gadus chalcogrammus isolate NIFS_2021 chromosome 14, NIFS_Gcha_1.0, whole genome shotgun sequence DNA includes these proteins:
- the cmtm3 gene encoding CKLF-like MARVEL transmembrane domain-containing protein 3, whose product MGDIEAPAAGATEARPNVLLSILPTKEFALSRKGLLLIAEVLLCFLAFVCFVASTAASFVTAPLLEFLTALFLLFAYSTKLNQRFTSFHWPLMDFLRCVSASIIFFVISIISVSKYSDGASKAAGVFGFIATIVFAFDFYIIFNDLADFLRRGGQPSEGQPGHTAHPRDDSSDDDSD is encoded by the exons ATGGGGGACATCGAGGCTCCTGCTGCCGGGGCTACCGAGGCTCGACCGAATGTCCTTCTGTCAATCCTGCCGACGAAAGAGTTTGCTCTCTCTCGTAAGGGATTGCTACTTATTGCAGAAGTG CTCCTGTGTTTCCTGGCATTTGTGTGTTTCGTGGCGTCCACGGCGGCCTCCTTTGTCACGGCGCCGCTCCTGGAGTTCCTGACAGCTCTCTTCCTGCTCTTTGCCTACTCCACCAAGCTCAACCAGCGCTTCACCAGCTTCCACTGGCCGCTCATG GACTTCCTGAGGTGTGTAAGTGCCTCAATCATCTTCTTCGTCATCTCCATCATCTCCGTGTCCAAATACTCAGACGGAGCCTCTAAAGCCGCTGGG GTGTTTGGGTTCATAGCCACTATTGTGTTTGCTTTTGATTTCTACATAATCTTCAATGACCTGGCAGACTTCTTGAGGCGGGGAGGCCAGCCCAGCGAGGGGCAGCCCGGACACACAGCCCACCCTCGAG ATGATTCCTCAGACGATGACTCGGACTGA